ATGGGAGTCGATCCGTGACCTTCCCCCGCGCGACGTCGCCCACAAGTGGACGGTGGACCGTCATGTGGTCGAGACGGCGGTGCATGCGGCGCCGCTGGCCACCCGGGTGGCGCGTCCCGACCTGCTTGCGCTTGGCGCGCTGCTGCATGACATCGGCAAGGGGCGAGGCACCGATCACAGTGTGCTCGGGGCCGAATTGGCGGTCCCGATCGGCACCAGGCTGGGGCTCTCGCCGCCGGACGTTGAGCTGCTCTGCAAGCTGGTTCGACACCACCTGCTGCTGCCCATTACGGCCACCCGAAGCGACTTGAACAACCCCAAAACCATCGAGGCGGTGTCCGAGGCGCTGGGCGGGGATCCGCAATTGCTCGAAGTTTTGCATGCGCTGTCGGAGGCGGACTCGAAGGCCACTGGTCCCGGGGTATGGAGCGACTGGAAGGCCTCACTGGTCGAGGACCTGGTGTGTCGCTGCCGGATGGTGATGGCGGGGGAGTCGCTGCCTCAGGCTGAACCGACTGCGCCCCACTATCTTTCGCTGGCAGCCGACCGCGGGGTGCATGTGGAGATCAGCCCACGCGACAGTGAACGCATCGACGCCGTGATGGTCGCCCCGGACGAGCGGGGTATGGTGTCCAAAGCCGCCGCGGTGCTGGCGTTGAACTCCCTGCGCGTCCATTCGGCGTCGGTCAATGTCCACCAGGGCATCGCGATCACCGAGTTTGTCGTGTCACCACTGTTTGGTTCCCCGCCCGCGGCGGACCTGGTGCGTCAGCAATTCATCGGTGCCCTCAACGGCGACGTCGACGTGCTCGGCGCGCTGGCGAAACGCGATAGTGACGCCGCCGACTTGGCGTCTGCGCGGGCCGGGGACGTGCAGGCAGGGGTGCCCGTCACGCGGTCAACCGCCCCGCCGCGCATTCTGTGGCTCGACACCACCGCGCCGGGTCAGCTGCTCTTCGAAGTTCGGGCCATGGATCGGGCGGGTTTGCTCGCGTTACTGGCCCGGGCTTTGGAGCGCGCCGGAGCCGACATCGTGTGGGCGAAGGTGAATACGTTCGGATCCACCGCCGCCGACGTGTTCTGTGTGACCGTCCCGACGGACTCCGACGCAAGAGCCGCGGTCAAGCAACACCTGTTGGCAGTGTTGGGCGCCCGCGTCGACGTGATGGTAGACGGGCCCGTCGGCGATTAGGTCGCGTGCTCAGGGCTGCTCGGAGTTGAGCTGGCGCAAGGCATCGATGCGTGCTTTGAGCTGGTCGCGGGTCGCAGCGGCGATTGGGGGCCCACCACAGCGGCGGCGCAGTTCGTTGTGGATCCACCCGTGTGGTTTGCCGGTGCGGTGGTGCGCGATCGACACAAGCGTGTGGAGTTCGCGGCGCAGGTCGCGCAGTTGGCCATGCACCGATGGTGGCGGCGTCGAGGTGGCGTTCTGCGCGGCCCCGTTCTGAAGCTGGGCTCGTTTGCGCAGCTGCTCGTCTTGGCGGCGGTGCAGCAGGGCGCGCATTTGTTCGGCGTCCAGTAGCCCGGGGATGCCGAGGTAGTCGGCCTCTTCGTCGCTTCCGGCCGGTGTGGCGGTGCCGAACGAGGAGCCGTCGAAGATGACCTGATCGAGTTCCGCGTCGGCCCCCAACGAGGTGAATCCCCGCTCCGCGTCGCGCTCGGTTTGCGTCCTGGTGGCGGGATCACCGTCGAGGGGATCGCCGGCGGATTCACGGTCCGGTCTGCCCAGCACGTGGTTGCGCTGGGCCTCCAACTCACTGGCCAGCTGCAGCAGGCTGGGCACCGACGGCACGAAGATGCTCGCGGTTTCGCCCAGGCGGCGGGACCGCACGAACCGACCGATGGCCTGTGCGAAGAACAGCGGTGTAGAGGCGTTGGTGGCGTAGATCCCCACCGAAAGCCGCGGCACGTCGACTCCTTCGGAGACCATCCGCACCGCGACTAACCAACGGCTGGTGCCCTGGGCGAATTCGGTGATGCGCGCCGACGACCCGGGGTCGTCGGAGAGTACGACGGTGGGAGCTTCCGCGGTCATCGTGGTCAGCAGGCGGGCGTATGCGCGGGCCGCGGTTCGATCCGAGGCGATGATCATGCCGCCCGCGTCGGGAACGTGGGTACGCAGCTGTCGGAGCCGTTGATCGGCTGCCGCGATGACGGCGGGCATCCACTCGCCGGCCGGGTCGAGCGCGGTGCGCCACGCCCGTGCGGTCTGTTCGGCGGACAGCGGCTCGCCCAGCCGCGCCTCGTGCTCCTCGCCAGCGCTATCCCGCCAGCGTGCCTGCCCGGAGTAGGCGAGGAACACCACCGGCCGGACCACGCCGTCAGCGAGAGCTTCCGCATAGCCGTAGGTGTGGTCAGCTTGCGAACGCAGCACACCGTCGCGGCCTTGCTCGTAGCTGACGAACGGGATTGGGCTGTCATCGCTACGAAATGGTGTGCCGGTCAGCGCAAGACGGCGCGTGGCGTCACCGAATGCTTCCCGAATGGCGTCGCCCCAGGTTCTGGCGTCGCCGCCGTGGTGGATCTCGTCGAAGACGACCAACGTCTTGCGGGCTTCGGTGCGCACCCGGTGCAGCGTCGGGTGCGAAGCGACCTGGGCGTAGGTGACCATCACGCCGTGATACTCCGGCGAGGTCTGGGGGTTGGCGTTGGAGAATCTCGGGTCCAGGGAAATGCCGTGGGCTGTCGCGGCATGCGCCCACTGGACCTTGAGGTGCTCGGTGGGCACGACGACGGTGATTTGCTCGACGGCGCGATGGCGCAGCAGTTCGGCCGCGATCCGCAGCGCGAACGTCGTCTTGCCCGACCCGGGGGTAGCCACGGCCAGGAAATCGCGCGGCTCACTGGCCAGGTACTTCACCATCGCTCGACGCTGCCAGCCGCGCAACGCATGGCTACCTTCGGCGGCGCCTTCGACGTCGCGGCCAGCGTGGTGAACCAGCTGCATCAAAACCGCTCCCCCCGTGAATGCTCGGCCGCGCGTGGCGGTTGCCGCCGCGCTGACGCGGCGACAGTTGCGTTGCAGTACGACGCACGATCGAGGCGTCGTCGACACCACCGATGGGCCGACACGTGACGCCCTCGACACGGCCAGCACGGTGAGGTGGCGGCTGTGAAATCTAGCATGGCAACGCATTTCGGCGCAGCTGCGACATGAATCGCAGCGTCGCCACCGGGCGCATTCGCCGAAACTTGACTCACGGCGACGCGTGCCCCGGCGCGTCGTCGCCGTGGTGTAGGTGTCGCGTCGGCTGCGCCCCGCTACGCGGGGCTGGCGATCACCACGGGGGCTGGACGGTGGTGACCCGCTGCGCCCCGCTACGCGGGGCTGGCGATCACTACTAGGCTGGCGAGCGTGTTTGAATCGTTGTCCGACCGGCTGACCGGCGCCCTACAGGGGCTACGCGGCAAGGGCCGACTGACCGAGGCCGATATCGACGCCACTACCCGCGAAATCCGGCTGGCGCTGTTGGAAGCCGACGTGTCGCTGCCCGTGGTGCGGGCCTTCGTCCACCGAATCAAAGAACGCGCCAGGGGGGCCGAGGTATCGGGTGCCCTTAACCCGGCGCAACAGGTCGTCAAGATCGTCAACGAAGAACTGATCGGCATCCTCGGCGGCGAGACCCGTCAGCTCGCGTTCGCGAAGGCACCGCCGACCGTGCTGATGCTCGCCGGCCTGCAGGGTTCCGGTAAGACGACGCTGGCCGGCAAGCTGGCCGCCTGGCTGCGTGGGCAAGGACACACACCTCTGCTGGTGGCCTGTGACCTGCAACGACCGGCGGCGGTGAACCAGCTGCAAGTCGTCGGCGAGCGCGCCGGGGTGCCGGTGTTCGCGCCGCATCCCGGAGCCTCGCCGGAAGCCGGCCCCGGTGACCCGGTCGCCGTTGCCTCGGCGGGGCTTGCCGAGGCTCGGGCCAAACACTTCGACGTCGTGATTGTCGACACCGCTGGCCGGCTGGGTATCGACGACGAGCTGATGGCCCAGGCGGCGGCGATACGGGCTGCCGTCGATCCCGACGAGGTGCTGTTCGTCCTGGACGCGATGATCGGCCAGGATGCCGTCACCACAGCCCAGGCGTTCGGCGAGGGTGTCGGTTTCACCGGAGTGGTGTTAACCAAGCTGGACGGTGACGCTCGCGGTGGCGCCGCGTTGTCGGTACGCGAAGTGACCGGCGTCCCAATCCTTTTTGCCTCCACCGGCGAAAAGCTGGAGGACTTCGACGTCTTCCACCCGGACCGGATGGCCAGCCGGATCTTGGGCATGGGTGATGTGCTGAGCCTGATCGAACAGGCCGAGCAGGTCTTCGACGCTCAACAGGCCGAGGAGGCCGCGGCCAAGATCGGCGCCGGCGAGCTGACGCTGGAGGATTTCCTGGAGCAGATGCTCGCCGTCCGCAAGATGGGCCCGATCGGCAATCTGTTGGGCATGCTGCCCGGCGCGGGACAGATGAAAGACGCGCTGGCTGAGGTCGACGACAGGCAACTCGACCGGGTGCAGGCCATCATCCGCGGGATGACGCCGCAGGAGCGGGCCGACCCGAAGATCATCAACGCCTCGCGGCGGCTGCGTATCGCCAACGGCTCGGGTGTGACGGTGTCCGAGGTCAACCAGCTGGTCGACCGCTTCTTCGAAGCCCGCAAGATGATGTCCTCAATGCTAGGGGGCATGGGCATCCCCGGTCTGGGCCGCAAGTCCGCGACCCGAAAGAGCAAAGGGGCCAAAGCCAAAGCCGGCAAGAAGGGCAAGAAGGGGGCACGGGGTCCGACGCCGCCGAAGGTCAAGAGCCCATTCGGGGCGGGCATGCCGGGCATGCCGGCCGGATTCCCCGATCTGTCGCAGATGCCCCAAGGTCTCGACGAGCTGCCGCCCGGGCTGGCCGACTTCGATCTGTCCAAGCTGAATTTCCCGGGCAAGAAGTAACCGCGCTGTGCGCATGCACGTGCGAGGGTTGGGGCTGCCCGACGAGACGGCAATCGAGTTGTGGGTCGTCGACGGCCGCATCAGCACCGAGCCCGTGTCGGGGGCCGACACCGTCTTTGACGGCGGGTGGATCCTGCCCGGGCTGGTGGACGCCCATTGCCACGTCGGGCTCGGCGATCACGGCGCCATCGAACTTGGCGAGGCAATCGCCCAGGCCGAGACCGAACGCGACGTGGGCACCCTGCTGTTGCGTGACTGTGGCTCACCGACCGACACCCGCAGTCTCGACGACCACGAGGATCTACCCCGCATCATCCGCGCCGGGCGGCATCTGGCCAGACCCAAGCGCTACATCGCCGGTCTCGCAGACGAGATGGAAGACGAATCGCAGCTGCCGGCCGCGGTGGCCGAGCAGGCTAGGCGCGGTGATGGGTGGGTCAAACTTGTCGGTGACTGGATCGACCGCCAGATCGGCGACCTCGCCCCGTTGTGGTCCGACTACGTCCTGAAGGAAGCGATCGATACCGCGCACGCACACGGGGCGCGGGTTACCGCGCACGTCTTCAGTGAGGATGCGCTGCCGGGCCTGATCAACGCCGGCATCGACTGCATCGAACACGGCACCGGGCTCACCGACGACACCATCGCCCTAATGCTCGAACAGGGCACCGCCCTGGTTCCCACGCTGATCAACCTCGAAAACTTCCCGGGTATCGCTGACGCCGCGGTGCGCTACCCAACCTACGCGGCGCACATGCGCGACCTGTATGCCCGCGGCTACCAGCGGATTGCCGCGGCGCGGGAGGCGGGTGTGCCGGTATTCGCCGGCAGCGACGCGGGCGTCACGATCAGACATGGGCGGATCGCCGACGAGGTCGAAGCCCTCAAGAAGATCGGAATGAGTCCGACCGAGGCGTTGGGGGCGGCGTGCTGGAATGCCCGACGTTGGCTGGGCCGGACCGGCCTGGACAACGGGGCGTCGGCCGATTTGTTGTGTTACGCCGAGGATCCGCGGCAAGGTCCAGCCGTGCTGATGCGTCCGGATCTGGTGATTTTGCGCGGCAGGACTTTTGGGACCCGGTACTGACACGACTTCTCGTCGCGCGGGGTATCCCGAACGCGGCTACTATCGGCCAATGGCGTTGGCCAGCGGCGCGACCTTTGCCGGCTACACCGTCGTGCGGATGCTGGGTTCTTCAGGGACGGGCGAGGTCTACCTCGTCCAGCAGCCGGGATTCCCCGGCTGGCAGGCACTGAAGGTTCTATCGCCGGCGATAGCGGCGGACGGCGAATTCCGGCGCCGATTTCAGCAGGAGACCGAGGTCGCCGCGCGGCTGTATCACCCGCACATCCTGGAGGTCCATGACCGCGGCGAGTTCGACGGACAGCTGTGGATCGCGATGGACTACGTTCACGGCATCGATGCCATCCAGCTGATGGCCGACCGGTTTCCGGCGGTGTTGCCGGTCGGTGAGGTGCTCGCCATCGTCACGGCCGTAGCCGCAGCTCTCGACTACGGCCACCAGCGTGGACTGCTTCATCGCGACGTCAGCCCCGCCAACATCGTGCTGACTACTGCGGGTGCGGGCCAACAACGGATCCTGTTGGCCGACTTCGGAATCGCTAGCCAACCGGGTAGCTCCCACGGCGCGATTGCCACCTATCCGGCGCCGGAACTGTTGGCTGGGGATCACATTGACGGGCGCGCCGACCAGTACGCGTTGGCGGTTACCGCCATGCACCTGCTCGCCGGTGCGCCGCCGGTGGATCATCCTCACACCGGGCTGGCGCAGCCACCCAAACTTTCCGTCCTTCGCCCGGACCTGGTACGCCTGGACGGTGTCTTCTCCCGGGCGCTCGCCGCAGAGCCCGGCGAGCGGTTCGGAAGCTGCCGAGAGTTTGCCGAGGCGGTAAACGAACAGGCCGGCGTCCCGGTGGGTGAGCACAGTCCCGAGGTCATCGAAGCGGCCGGGATCACCGCCGCGGCCGGCGGTGAGGCGTATGTCGTCGACTACCCGGCCTACGGTTGGCCCGAGGACATCGCCGGCGCACAACCGTCTGTCCCGAAGCCGGCGCCCGCGGCCCCGACCTCCCAACGGCGCGGCTCGTTGCTGCAGTCGGCGGCCGGGGTGTTGGCGCGGCGCCTGGACGACTTCTCCAGCGCGACGAGGGATCCTGGGGCGCCGCGGCGGCGCCGGCCACGCCGGATCTTGGTTGGTGCGGCGGCGGTGCTCCTGCTTGTTGGTCTCTTCGCGGTCGGGATCGCGGTCGGGCGCAAGACACACCCGACGTCCACCGAAGTCGCCGGCCCGCCGACGAGCGCATCGGCCGCGCCCAGCGCCCCGCCGGCCAGCGCCCCGGTCACCGCGCCGGCCCCGCTCGACGGCACCTACCGCATCGAGATCGAACGTTCAAAGCAGACATACGACTACACCCCGACTCCGCAACCGCCGGACGTGAACACCTGGTGGGCGTTCCGGACTTCGTGCACGCCGGCGGAATGCCTCGCGGCGGCAACGATGCTCGACGACACCGACCACACCACGGCGAAGAGTCCACCCGTTAAACCGTTCCTCATGCAGTTCGGCGACGGCCAGTGGAAGTCGCGGGCGGAGACGGTGCAGTTCCCGTGCGTCGGGCCCAACGGCTCGGCGAGCACGCAGACCACGACGCAGGTCCTCTCGCTGCGACCGCAACCCGAGGGCGACCTCCGCGGCGAAATGGTTGTCACCGTGCAAAGCAACGAGTGCGGCCAACAAGGCGCGGTCATCCGGATTCCCGCGGTGGCCAGCCGTAGCGGCGATCTTCCATCGGCAGTCACAGTGCCGGACCCGGCGACGATTCCCGATGTCCCCGCTGCAACCTCCACCGCCCCGTCACCGCCGACCACAACGGCGTCGGGGCCCGGTCGCTGACACCGCTTGACCAGCGCTTGGCCGGCGGAAATACGCGGGCCCAAAAAAGATTGCGAGTGATCACTATCTAATGTTAGCCTGGTGGCAACTCGACGACGTGGAGGAAAGCAGTGACCTACGACGTGATCATTCGCGACGGATTGTGGTTCGACGGCACCGGCAACCCACCACTGATCCGGACCCTGGGTATTCGCGACGGTGTGGTGGCCACGGTGGCCGAGCCCGCCGACGCGCCGTTGGACTCGACCGGTTGCCCGGAGGTAATCGATGCGGCGGGGAAGTGGGTCGTGCCCGGCTTCATCGACGTGCACACCCACTACGACGCCGAGGTGCTGTTGGATCCCGGATTGCGCGAGTCGGTGCGCCACGGGGTCACCACGGTGCTGCTGGGCAACTGCTCGCTGTCGACGGTCTACGCCGACTCTGCCGATGCCGCCGACCTGTTCAGCCGGGTCGAAGCGGTGCCCCGCGAATTCGTCCTGGGTGCGTTGGAAGACACCAAGACGTGGTCGACGGCAGCGGAGTACATCAAGGCAATCGACGCCCTGCCGCTCGGGCCGAATGTGGGC
The nucleotide sequence above comes from Mycobacterium decipiens. Encoded proteins:
- a CDS encoding metal-dependent hydrolase family protein → MHVRGLGLPDETAIELWVVDGRISTEPVSGADTVFDGGWILPGLVDAHCHVGLGDHGAIELGEAIAQAETERDVGTLLLRDCGSPTDTRSLDDHEDLPRIIRAGRHLARPKRYIAGLADEMEDESQLPAAVAEQARRGDGWVKLVGDWIDRQIGDLAPLWSDYVLKEAIDTAHAHGARVTAHVFSEDALPGLINAGIDCIEHGTGLTDDTIALMLEQGTALVPTLINLENFPGIADAAVRYPTYAAHMRDLYARGYQRIAAAREAGVPVFAGSDAGVTIRHGRIADEVEALKKIGMSPTEALGAACWNARRWLGRTGLDNGASADLLCYAEDPRQGPAVLMRPDLVILRGRTFGTRY
- a CDS encoding serine/threonine-protein kinase; translated protein: MALASGATFAGYTVVRMLGSSGTGEVYLVQQPGFPGWQALKVLSPAIAADGEFRRRFQQETEVAARLYHPHILEVHDRGEFDGQLWIAMDYVHGIDAIQLMADRFPAVLPVGEVLAIVTAVAAALDYGHQRGLLHRDVSPANIVLTTAGAGQQRILLADFGIASQPGSSHGAIATYPAPELLAGDHIDGRADQYALAVTAMHLLAGAPPVDHPHTGLAQPPKLSVLRPDLVRLDGVFSRALAAEPGERFGSCREFAEAVNEQAGVPVGEHSPEVIEAAGITAAAGGEAYVVDYPAYGWPEDIAGAQPSVPKPAPAAPTSQRRGSLLQSAAGVLARRLDDFSSATRDPGAPRRRRPRRILVGAAAVLLLVGLFAVGIAVGRKTHPTSTEVAGPPTSASAAPSAPPASAPVTAPAPLDGTYRIEIERSKQTYDYTPTPQPPDVNTWWAFRTSCTPAECLAAATMLDDTDHTTAKSPPVKPFLMQFGDGQWKSRAETVQFPCVGPNGSASTQTTTQVLSLRPQPEGDLRGEMVVTVQSNECGQQGAVIRIPAVASRSGDLPSAVTVPDPATIPDVPAATSTAPSPPTTTASGPGR
- a CDS encoding DEAD/DEAH box helicase, with product MQLVHHAGRDVEGAAEGSHALRGWQRRAMVKYLASEPRDFLAVATPGSGKTTFALRIAAELLRHRAVEQITVVVPTEHLKVQWAHAATAHGISLDPRFSNANPQTSPEYHGVMVTYAQVASHPTLHRVRTEARKTLVVFDEIHHGGDARTWGDAIREAFGDATRRLALTGTPFRSDDSPIPFVSYEQGRDGVLRSQADHTYGYAEALADGVVRPVVFLAYSGQARWRDSAGEEHEARLGEPLSAEQTARAWRTALDPAGEWMPAVIAAADQRLRQLRTHVPDAGGMIIASDRTAARAYARLLTTMTAEAPTVVLSDDPGSSARITEFAQGTSRWLVAVRMVSEGVDVPRLSVGIYATNASTPLFFAQAIGRFVRSRRLGETASIFVPSVPSLLQLASELEAQRNHVLGRPDRESAGDPLDGDPATRTQTERDAERGFTSLGADAELDQVIFDGSSFGTATPAGSDEEADYLGIPGLLDAEQMRALLHRRQDEQLRKRAQLQNGAAQNATSTPPPSVHGQLRDLRRELHTLVSIAHHRTGKPHGWIHNELRRRCGGPPIAAATRDQLKARIDALRQLNSEQP
- the ffh gene encoding signal recognition particle protein: MFESLSDRLTGALQGLRGKGRLTEADIDATTREIRLALLEADVSLPVVRAFVHRIKERARGAEVSGALNPAQQVVKIVNEELIGILGGETRQLAFAKAPPTVLMLAGLQGSGKTTLAGKLAAWLRGQGHTPLLVACDLQRPAAVNQLQVVGERAGVPVFAPHPGASPEAGPGDPVAVASAGLAEARAKHFDVVIVDTAGRLGIDDELMAQAAAIRAAVDPDEVLFVLDAMIGQDAVTTAQAFGEGVGFTGVVLTKLDGDARGGAALSVREVTGVPILFASTGEKLEDFDVFHPDRMASRILGMGDVLSLIEQAEQVFDAQQAEEAAAKIGAGELTLEDFLEQMLAVRKMGPIGNLLGMLPGAGQMKDALAEVDDRQLDRVQAIIRGMTPQERADPKIINASRRLRIANGSGVTVSEVNQLVDRFFEARKMMSSMLGGMGIPGLGRKSATRKSKGAKAKAGKKGKKGARGPTPPKVKSPFGAGMPGMPAGFPDLSQMPQGLDELPPGLADFDLSKLNFPGKK